The Solibacillus sp. FSL W7-1464 genome contains a region encoding:
- a CDS encoding YozE family protein: MKKSFYHFALTFRGGEWSDEKVRFAESMFHDHAFPKMSDSFEELTNYIEFQSDEYMTIGAFDQLWDLYENKFSL; encoded by the coding sequence TTGAAAAAATCATTTTATCATTTTGCACTTACATTTAGAGGAGGGGAGTGGTCGGACGAAAAGGTGCGTTTTGCCGAAAGTATGTTTCACGATCACGCCTTTCCAAAAATGTCCGACAGCTTTGAAGAACTCACAAATTATATAGAATTTCAATCCGATGAATATATGACGATAGGCGCTTTTGACCAATTATGGGACCTGTATGAGAATAAATTTTCATTATAA